A stretch of DNA from Coccidioides posadasii str. Silveira chromosome 4, complete sequence:
CGAAGATCATGGGCCAAATATCACAGCGAAGCTCTAATACTGCGCCATCTCGACGGCTGATCGAGAACATTGTTGGAGAAATTGAAGAAAACTGAAGTCGAATGTgttcactttttttttttcccaaaATATTTGGCAAATGCCTTTTCATTGCCGCTCGGTCTCCGCAAACCCAAAATCAAAACCAAAATCTAATCATACAAAGGGCCCAGAAAGGACATGgcatatcatcatcattcaCAGCCACCAAGCTCAAatccgaaaaaaaaaaaccgaACAAACCCATCCTTCAAATTAATATCCCGTATGCTCCAGATGGATAAAGTAGGGGGCGCGAGGAGTAGAGAAGTAGGATCAAACCTATACAAGACCGGGAATCGTTACACTCCGGGTCCTTGGACTTCGACCATTGTGTGAGAGCGGGGAGCGCAAGCGCATACCCATCCCTGCCACGCAGCTTCTCTTGCGAGATGGGTGACGACGAAAGACGGGTACAACAACTTTGCTCGCCAACAACGCCCACATCAACGAAACGAAATGCAGAGGGAAAGGGAGGGGGCAGGAGGGTGAAGGAGCGGGAAGAAGGGAAGCGGACGACCGAACAGGcgaaaaaataaaacaaaataaaatcaaaaaagcaacCAGAACAGGATGCCAATAGGCAGACAAAACGGTAGACAGCGGGCAAAAGCCCGTACAAAATCCCAGCGCCGTCtatacctttttttttttgtgtgcAAACAACCGTAAAACAATCATAATCCTGTAGTAAACCCAAGCAAAACCGctttcaaagaaaaaaaaaagggataaACAAAACCCAAGCTCGACCCAATGCACCGACCGCcatgcaaaaaaaaaaaaaaaaagggaaaaaaggaaaaaaaaaaggaagaaagagagaaaggaaagggaaggaaaaaagagagaaaaccAAAGAAAATCCAAATCCTTTTGAAACCGAAATATATTTTGAATCGTTTTGCTGTCACCGACAAACCCAATCCCGGCGAGAACCAAGTCCTGGGACCACAACTGCCCCTGATCAGTTGTGGATTTGCCGTCTAGCAAAACGAGCAACCAAATCAGCCAAAGCCGCTAACCCGCGCGCACCGCTCATTCAGCACGTCAAACGGTATGATTCGAGGACGTCAAGTAGTTACGATCGCGGCACTCGAAAACAGACCAGACGACAGAATATGAACTTCGATTCTTCGCGACCATGTAGATGTAACTATCGACCAGCTCGACATCATACGGAGAGAATTGATAGTCGGACAAGTATGCGCAAGCATCTGACAACTGAGTTATTGATCCCGCCAATTGACCTCCCTCTTGGTTAGGTCCGTAGCTAAAGCTCCGGAGAGGGGAATTAGTTGGTAACATCAGTCGACGAAGTCGCAGCCAGTTCACAGAGGCGCTGGCTGATCAGACCTTGGAGAGATTGAAGGAGGTCAACCTCACTTGTCGCGTTGCGGATCGTCTCCGGCGAGTCCGCAACAAGCTGAGACACCAGCTGCCCTACCCGGCTAGAAGCTGGTTGAGGTTCTGCCATTACCAGAAGGGCCATGGCACCCTCGCGCTCTTCGGGACGAAGATTGGCCAACACAGAATCTGCATTGGCAACCTCGCTCGAGGATCCGGGTGTCCCCCCAGCGGGGACCAGTAGGGCCCGGGCTTGTTCCTCGGCTGCCTTCATGGCTTTGAGCGCTTTGTCCTCAGCGTATTCCCGTTTGACATGCTGAATGAAATTTTGGATGAGGCCGCGCTCGCTCACCCGGTAACTCTTTCCATAAAACTCTTGTTCATGGAAATTGTCGATCTCGTAGCTTGGCGGGAGAAGCTCAAGATCCTCATGCTCATGGTGGCGGCGGCGTCGACGAAGTCGAACACCACCGAGTGCGTGGAGCATGTTGTCCAGGTGGTTGGGACACTTCCAGTAATGCCGTGGATTGCTGCTCCCGCTGAATTGCAGGGGGGGATGTGTGTAATTCTCATCCAGGCAGTCGAGATGCCAGTACAGGGAGCAATGATCGCACTTCATGATTTGTCGCTCACCGTCCAGGTTGGCTCGGTGGCATTTCGCGCAGAAAATTAGCTTCCCTTTGGCATCCCGCTCGACAAAGACCTCGGGGCGGCGCTCCTCCTTTTGCTTAGGATTGAGCTCGCTGACTCCCTCAGTCACTGTCGGTGGAAGTCTCTCCTCCCGAAGAAGTTGGTACGATCCGTCTGGTGCGGTGTGTACCTCTGCGAACTCCTCGCGGATCTCGGTCGGCACCTCGTAGCGTGCGCGGGGAATGGATCCCATCGCCGCTTCAAACACCGCCCCAGGACCCTTTTCTTCGCAGGTGGTGCAGAACCACCGACCTGCCGGCGGGAAATTGGCATCCAGAGGCGGGTTGAGGCAGCCGAAATGGAATGAATCCACGCACCCGTCACAACACAAGAGGTTGCCTGTACCGTTGCACACACGGCAGAAATCGATGTTATCGACCTCTTCCGCATGCGCACGCGATCTGCGAGTTTCATCAGACCCCACAGAAATGACATCGTCGTCCTCAGGGAGACGCACAACCCGCCGGGGAGGCTGAGGCTGTGGTACAATTTGAGTCCGGACGTCGCTTTCGCGGACATGATATCCGGGGAACTCCTCCTTCAGAAGCTTACTCTTCTTGGCTGCAAGTGCCACAAGCTCAGGATCTTCGGGTCTTCTCTTGCGGCCGCGGCCGCTGAGAACGGGAGCCACCCCGGAACCTGTTGATGCAGCCTGTTCCGACCCCACATTCTCGGATTCGGCGGCTTGCGCCACCTCCTCTGATACTGGAACCGGAACATCAGCTGGCTCTGAACTTGCAGCGGCCAAGGCTTCAGCCTCCAAAGACTTGGCGGTCGAGAGTGAAGATGTTGAATCTTCACGTCCCagagcggcggcggcggtggtggcGGCGGGTTTTTCGGCTTTAGCTTTCTTGACGGCATCCCGCAGTGCAGTTTGAAACACGGACATGTTGTCGGTAGTTGGCTCGGCGACAACATTGTCCATGATCTTCAAGAGAAATGGATCTGTGCCTGAGGCATCCAGCATCCAACGAAGTCCCTCCGCGACTTTGGTGTCCTGAGACGCCTCAGCTCGCGAGATAGCTGACCCGAGGACTTCGTTAAATCTCTCTCGG
This window harbors:
- a CDS encoding uncharacterized protein (EggNog:ENOG410PM4K~COG:S~BUSCO:1935at33183) encodes the protein MAPQLRSRTRAATQGSSRPSTSLDAPQNNTTAAGSENSRPKKQRKTGANTSVPVDSEEPTRQRQRKTRVGPSQADQESTQQQASQDAAPQQPALRNIIIPPLHERNGPPCQENNWYLPKSTWKEPPEAKLRPSFVDAGWQRGGIFQSQFALGARPTRSNLKIAKLLEDEEPVSTPKPAPKPAPKKKPKSKRGRVAKSRWSRKKSKKSTNTTKSAKAAEAVEQAINESTAASTSAQESTTPEDTPTHQADENITGDNEHDARQTRSASGSNLDTNGAEPVNSSTAPSIPVDLKCSRERFNEVLGSAISRAEASQDTKVAEGLRWMLDASGTDPFLLKIMDNVVAEPTTDNMSVFQTALRDAVKKAKAEKPAATTAAAALGREDSTSSLSTAKSLEAEALAAASSEPADVPVPVSEEVAQAAESENVGSEQAASTGSGVAPVLSGRGRKRRPEDPELVALAAKKSKLLKEEFPGYHVRESDVRTQIVPQPQPPRRVVRLPEDDDVISVGSDETRRSRAHAEEVDNIDFCRVCNGTGNLLCCDGCVDSFHFGCLNPPLDANFPPAGRWFCTTCEEKGPGAVFEAAMGSIPRARYEVPTEIREEFAEVHTAPDGSYQLLREERLPPTVTEGVSELNPKQKEERRPEVFVERDAKGKLIFCAKCHRANLDGERQIMKCDHCSLYWHLDCLDENYTHPPLQFSGSSNPRHYWKCPNHLDNMLHALGGVRLRRRRRHHEHEDLELLPPSYEIDNFHEQEFYGKSYRVSERGLIQNFIQHVKREYAEDKALKAMKAAEEQARALLVPAGGTPGSSSEVANADSVLANLRPEEREGAMALLVMAEPQPASSRVGQLVSQLVADSPETIRNATSEVDLLQSLQGLISQRLCELAATSSTDVTN